From the Trifolium pratense cultivar HEN17-A07 linkage group LG4, ARS_RC_1.1, whole genome shotgun sequence genome, the window GGCGACGGCGGAATACTTCCTAATGGTACCATACTTCCAAATGTTGGTGGATATCTTCCAATTATAGATCAGGTCACATTTTATTTCCTCCTTTAAATGACCTTTGTGAATGTATGGTGCTGCTTAATTACAATTTAGATTTGTAGACATTAATTAGTTAACATTCCTGTTCATTGTATTGAAACAGGAATTGACAACAGCAGGAAGTTGTAGATACAGGCAGGCTATTCCTGTTGGTTCTGGAGGACGTTTAGATAAAGATTCAAACTACGGTATCAGAAAAGCTTTTCTACCACAGGTATTAATATTATAACCTTAACATATAATACATCTTCTAATAATGTAGTTAAACCTTAATTATATAGCCTAATTAATTACTCATAATACTCATTTGTTTGCTAATTTGATCATTCTATCagggaaagagaaaatataCACCATTGGAACAACCAACTGCTCAACAAGTattgattgaaaaagtatcTGCAGGTCCCACAACTCTGTTTGTGATTGGTACAAATACAAATGTTGCAATATTTCTAATGAATAATCCACACTTGAAGAAAAATGTGgaacatatttatataatgGGTGGAGGTGTAAGATCAAGCAACCCAGCTAGTTGTTGCCCCAATAATTCTTCATCTTCATGTGTTCCTCCTGGACAGTGTGGCATTCGCGGAAATTTGTTTACAGATTATAATACTAACCCTTATGCAGAGTTCAATTTCTTTCTAGACCCTTTTGCAGCTTACCAGGTCATACACATTCTTTACTCTATATCTAACAGATAGATACATGGATAGCAATGTTTGTGACAAGAAGTAAATATGGTTTTATATAGGTGATTCATTCTGGAGTTCCAGTCACTCTAGTTCCTCTTGATGCAACAAACACAATTCCCATCACCGAACAATTCATTGATGCATTTGAAAAGCGTCAAGACACATATGAGGCACAATACTGTTTTAAATCCTTGAAAGTAATTCGCAATACTTGGTTTGACGACAAATTCTATATGGCGATATATCTTAATGAATTTATACATGTCATATATTTTGTTACTGATTACTTGTGCATCAAACATAAAATACGTAAACTTACGTGTTTTCTGTTTGATGTTTAAAAATGATTTGTTGTTTGCagaataattttttgtgggaCCCTTTCATGACTGGTGTAGCTATCTCAATCATGAGTAAGCCTAACAACTATAATGGAGAAAATGAATTTGCTGAAATGGAGTATATGAACATAACTGTAATTACTTCAAATAAACCATATGGTATATATGATGGCTCCAATCCATTATTTGATGGATTAAGAGTTCCCAAGTTTAATCTTCAAAAAGGTGGGGTGCATAGTGGTCACGTCCAACAAGGACTTAGAGATCCTCTTTGTTTTGTGGAGAATGGGACAGGAAAATGCCAGGTGGTTGTTTATTCTTTTAAATTGTAAATCTATTAACTCATAGTCACACGGACATGGATTCAGTGCAGTCACTATGATGCAGTTGGTGCATCACAATTGTCGGATTAAAATCAAACGGTTCAGATTTAAAtgaagttaaaataaaaaattctgaTCTTTAAATATAAATCGCCCGATGCCTATTATGTTGACATGTAATGTATTGCAACATGTGTTATATAGGATGGTTACACAAAAGAGGTAGATGGTCCAGACTCTGTGAGAGTACTTGTTGCTACAAAAGCAAAGCCTAACCGAGATGTTGCAAGTTCACTTGACAAGGAATTTTACATAAGCTTCTTAAATGTATGTTTAATAATGAAACTATTAATGCTATGACTATGATTGAACTCTTAAAATGATATAGATGAATGTGAATTTGACTATTGTCTTTTTGTTGGTTCAAAGGTTTTAAATCAACCACAACAAGCAGGGAAATTCAACTTCACCACACAATTTCCCTACTACAAAGAAGTAACTTATAAGCCAGATTTTCATGATAAATTATTGGGAAAACCTGTTGTGTTTGACATGGACATGAGTGCAGGAGATTTTCTAGCTTTGTTTTATCTCCTTAAAGTGCCTGTTGAAGTAATTGATCTTAAGGTATTATTGATTTACCGTTCAATTTGTTTATTTCAATCATTAGTttttcataaaatcaaataatgtcCTTGAGACGTCAACTCAATAATAAGAGCTTAACGTTGTAACCTTAAGGGACATAAGTTAAATTCTCTTGTAGACAAtcgtaaaataattattaatattaaaaatccaTGTTTTACTCTGTTGATTATATATGCTGTAACTGTTAATTTGACTTACCTTGTAAATTTGGATTTAGGCAATCATTGTGAGTCCAACTGGATGGGCAAATGCAGCAACAATTGACATAATTTACGACATACTTCACATGATGGGTCGCGATGATATTCCTGTTGGTCTGGGAGATGTTTTTGCTACAAATCAAACAGATCCAATATTTTCATCCGTTGGAGGATGCAAGTATGTTAAAGCCATTCCTCATGGAAGTGGGGGATACATTGATTCTGACACTCTTTACGGTCTTGCTCGTAATTTGCCACGCAGCCAAAGAAGGTGCTTTTTAGTAACTTTCGTGTcttaaataaaagagaaatggAAATAAATACATATGATGTGTTTGTATTTTGATTTTCATATAACAAATTTCAAAGAATTATTTCAGGTATACAGCAGAAAATCCTGAACTTAGGCAGCCACTAGCTATGGAAGTTTGGGAGTCTGTATTGCAAACATTGAAACCAGGCTCCAATGTTACAGTACTAACCAATGGACCCTTGACTAGTTTGGCAAAGGTTGTTTCAATGAAAAACATAAGCTCTAGAATCCAGGTAAGTAATAGTATGTATTTTGTAGGCCTAAACTTTAACACAACCTGAATATTCAAACTTATTTTGTCTTGAGCATTTTTGAAGTGTGAAAATAGAGAAACAGTTGcttaaaaattccaaaatgtTGCAGGAGGTTTATGTAGTTGGAGGACACATCAGCATAAATGAAAAAGACAGAGGAAATGTGTTTTCAGTTCCTTCAAACCAATATGCAGAATTCAACATGTTTCTAGATCCTTTAGCGGCCACAACAGTGTTCGAATCACAAGTTAATATTACACTCATTCCACTGAGTACTCAGCGCTTAGTGAGTTCATTCCCAACGGTTATAGGTACATTGCGCGCGACAAGAAAAACACCTGAAGTTTTGTTCTCCGAGCGTCTATTGTCAACGCTATACCGTTTGAAGCAAATAAATAACCGATATCACCATATGGTATAAATTTCTATCCTGAACTATTTTTTCTAGCTCAAT encodes:
- the LOC123923167 gene encoding uncharacterized protein LOC123923167 isoform X3 gives rise to the protein MLLQRLAATVLFFIIGFSAVIAEGNPHRIVLDTDVDTDDFFALFYLLKQNTSQFQLEGVTINANSWSDAGHAVNHIYDLLYMMGRDDIAVGVGGDGGILPNGTILPNVGGYLPIIDQELTTAGSCRYRQAIPVGSGGRLDKDSNYGIRKAFLPQGKRKYTPLEQPTAQQVLIEKVSAGPTTLFVIGTNTNVAIFLMNNPHLKKNVEHIYIMGGGVRSSNPASCCPNNSSSSCVPPGQCGIRGNLFTDYNTNPYAEFNFFLDPFAAYQVIHSGVPVTLVPLDATNTIPITEQFIDAFEKRQDTYEAQYCFKSLKNNFLWDPFMTGVAISIMSKPNNYNGENEFAEMEYMNITVITSNKPYGIYDGSNPLFDGLRVPKFNLQKGGVHSGHVQQGLRDPLCFVENGTGKCQDGYTKEVDGPDSVRVLVATKAKPNRDVASSLDKEFYISFLNVLNQPQQAGKFNFTTQFPYYKEVTYKPDFHDKLLGKPVVFDMDMSAGDFLALFYLLKVPVEVIDLKAIIVSPTGWANAATIDIIYDILHMMGRDDIPVGLGDVFATNQTDPIFSSVGGCKYVKAIPHGSGGYIDSDTLYGLARNLPRSQRRYTAENPELRQPLAMEVWESVLQTLKPGSNVTVLTNGPLTSLAKVVSMKNISSRIQEVYVVGGHISINEKDRGNVFSVPSNQYAEFNMFLDPLAATTVFESQVNITLIPLSTQRLVSSFPTVIGTLRATRKTPEVLFSERLLSTLYRLKQINNRYHHMDTFLGEILGAVVLADKSLTLKPKFEVKPIKVLASGDESSDGKIVVDEKHGKLVRILSNVEENAYYNLYANKLGDQNQSAKIGSFEEQTRNWSHPHDDKLIKKKVLHPMVKHGHGKGLHAVTELMQ
- the LOC123923167 gene encoding uncharacterized protein LOC123923167 isoform X4, with protein sequence MMGRDDIAVGVGGDGGILPNGTILPNVGGYLPIIDQELTTAGSCRYRQAIPVGSGGRLDKDSNYGIRKAFLPQGKRKYTPLEQPTAQQVLIEKVSAGPTTLFVIGTNTNVAIFLMNNPHLKKNVEHIYIMGGGVRSSNPASCCPNNSSSSCVPPGQCGIRGNLFTDYNTNPYAEFNFFLDPFAAYQVIHSGVPVTLVPLDATNTIPITEQFIDAFEKRQDTYEAQYCFKSLKNNFLWDPFMTGVAISIMSKPNNYNGENEFAEMEYMNITVITSNKPYGIYDGSNPLFDGLRVPKFNLQKGGVHSGHVQQGLRDPLCFVENGTGKCQDGYTKEVDGPDSVRVLVATKAKPNRDVASSLDKEFYISFLNVLNQPQQAGKFNFTTQFPYYKEVTYKPDFHDKLLGKPVVFDMDMSAGDFLALFYLLKVPVEVIDLKAIIVSPTGWANAATIDIIYDILHMMGRDDIPVGLGDVFATNQTDPIFSSVGGCKYVKAIPHGSGGYIDSDTLYGLARNLPRSQRRYTAENPELRQPLAMEVWESVLQTLKPGSNVTVLTNGPLTSLAKVVSMKNISSRIQEVYVVGGHISINEKDRGNVFSVPSNQYAEFNMFLDPLAATTVFESQVNITLIPLSTQRLVSSFPTVIGTLRATRKTPEVLFSERLLSTLYRLKQINNRYHHMDTFLGEILGAVVLADKSLTLKPKFEVKPIKVLASGDESSDGKIVVDEKHGKLVRILSNVEENAYYNLYANKLGDQNQSAKIGSFEEQTRNWSHPHDDKLIKKKVLHPMVKHGHGKGLHAVTELMQ
- the LOC123923167 gene encoding uncharacterized protein LOC123923167 isoform X2 is translated as MLLLHRLGVAVLFFIIGTSAVFGGAEGNPHRIVVDTDVDTDDLLALLYLLKLNTSQFRLEGVTISANSWTNAGHAVNQIYDLLYMMGRDDIAVGVGGEGGIFPNSTILPNVGGYLPIIEQELTTAGSCRYRQAIPVGSGGRLDKDSNYGIRKAFLPQGKRKYTPLEQPTAQQVLIEKVSAGPTTLFVIGTNTNVAIFLMNNPHLKKNVEHIYIMGGGVRSSNPASCCPNNSSSSCVPPGQCGIRGNLFTDYNTNPYAEFNFFLDPFAAYQVIHSGVPVTLVPLDATNTIPITEQFIDAFEKRQDTYEAQYCFKSLKNNFLWDPFMTGVAISIMSKPNNYNGENEFAEMEYMNITVITSNKPYGIYDGSNPLFDGLRVPKFNLQKGGVHSGHVQQGLRDPLCFVENGTGKCQDGYTKEVDGPDSVRVLVATKAKPNRDVASSLDKEFYISFLNVLNQPQQAGKFNFTTQFPYYKEVTYKPDFHDKLLGKPVVFDMDMSAGDFLALFYLLKVPVEVIDLKAIIVSPTGWANAATIDIIYDILHMMGRDDIPVGLGDVFATNQTDPIFSSVGGCKYVKAIPHGSGGYIDSDTLYGLARNLPRSQRRYTAENPELRQPLAMEVWESVLQTLKPGSNVTVLTNGPLTSLAKVVSMKNISSRIQEVYVVGGHISINEKDRGNVFSVPSNQYAEFNMFLDPLAATTVFESQVNITLIPLSTQRLVSSFPTVIGTLRATRKTPEVLFSERLLSTLYRLKQINNRYHHMDTFLGEILGAVVLADKSLTLKPKFEVKPIKVLASGDESSDGKIVVDEKHGKLVRILSNVEENAYYNLYANKLGDQNQSAKIGSFEEQTRNWSHPHDDKLIKKKVLHPMVKHGHGKGLHAVTELMQ